Proteins encoded by one window of Anopheles maculipalpis chromosome 2RL, idAnoMacuDA_375_x, whole genome shotgun sequence:
- the LOC126566167 gene encoding uncharacterized protein LOC126566167, translated as MWRYRARYSFLLIVLSSSLLIWRLIGTSFAMERQERAALVFPRGSSMGYLLAIAIPLLVPGRNIYLSHNFEANYGVPSNETQYFLWYQRFKDTKFNITKAIETNRRRRRELLHGFSRSYFYDQLEQRMYLYGFNGTGCMERLICEMSELPLGEHNGVFGDVLSVIFRPSASVREESLPDAYYKAESSGTIEGCERYRAYCKTDLLGFVSTVL; from the exons ATGTGGCGCTATCGAGCACGCTATTCTTTCCTATTAATTGTGCTATCATCATCTTTACTCATCTGGCGACTGATAGGTACGTCCTTCGCCATGGAACGACAGGAACGTGCCGCACTAGTGTTTCCTCGTGGAAGTTCAATGGGT TATCTCCTAGCCATTGCCATTCCTCTGCTCGTacccggacggaacatttaCCTCTCGCACAACTTCGAAGCCAACTACGGTGTACCATCGAACGAGACGCAATACTTTCTCTGGTATCAGCGCTTTAAGGACACGAAATTTAACATCACCAAAGCGATCGAAACAAACCGTCGCCGGCGGCGGGAACTGTTGCATGGTTTCAGTCGTAGCTATTTCTACGATCAGCTCGAACAACGGATGTATCTGTACGGGTTTAATGGTACCGGGTGTATGGAGCGACTAATCTGTGAGATGTCCGAGCTACCACTCGGCGAACACAATGGTGTGTTTGGAGATGTTTTGAGTGTTATTTTTAG GCCATCCGCGTCGGTGCGAGAAGAATCGCTTCCCGATGCGTACTACAAAGCAGAATCTAGCGGCACGATAGAAGGATGCGAACGGTATCGAGCATACTGTAAGACGGATCTACTCGGATTTGTGTCAACCGTTCTCTAG